The following coding sequences are from one Diadema setosum chromosome 9, eeDiaSeto1, whole genome shotgun sequence window:
- the LOC140232482 gene encoding mitochondrial import inner membrane translocase subunit Tim21-like has product MIAELWSRGVCCASRILPSTVSSGTVSGRRCLSALTCHGIIWNHRIKLPSQPGSRLSQSMQVSSEGASLAKYPEMCRQCSPLLHPSNITMVTSIATRRRFLVQSSAIKQQRKAVVEKKSTSGGQQLTIGQKFAQTSKDVSYAGIIVLGIGVTGLMFYTVGKELFSSNSPNGIYTNALKLCKNNVQIQDALGTPIKGYGEMTRRKRRRHVSHLEYSQNGVNFMRMKFYLEGPHRKATVHLEMKQNENGRYEYRYLFVELDGYPSGTIILEDNR; this is encoded by the exons ATGATTGCTGAGCTTTGGAGTAGGGGAGTGTGCTGTGCTTCCAGAATACTGCCCTCTACAGTGTCATCTGGTACAGTGTCAGGAAGGAGATGTCTGTCGGCTTTGACCTGCCATGGAATCATTTGGAATCATCGAATCAAACTTCCATCACAGCCTGGCTCAAGACTCTCTCAGTCCATGCAG GTTTCCTCAGAGGGTGCATCATTGGCAAAGTATCCAGAGATGTGCAGACAGTGTAGTCCACTGCTCCATCCTTCTAatattaccatggtaaccagcaTTGCTACAAGGAGGAGATTCCTTGTCCAGTCCTCTGCCATCAAGCAACAGAGGAAGGCTGTGGTTGAAAAAAAGTCCACCTCAGGTGGGCAGCAACTGACCATTGGCCAGAAAT TTGCACAGACATCCAAGGATGTATCGTATGCAGGCATCATTGTCTTGGGCATAGGCGTGACAG GGCTCATGTTTTACACTGTTGGAAAAGAACTgttttcatcaaacagtccaAATGGTATATACACCAACGCTCTGAAGCTCTGTAAGAATAATGTTCAG ATCCAAGATGCTCTTGGGACACCTATCAAGGGATATGGAGAGATGACGAGGAGGAAACGAAGGAGACATGTCAG CCATCTTGAATACTCCCAGAATGGAGTGAATTTCATGAGGATGAAGTTCTATCTGGAAGGACCTCATAGGAAGGCCACTGTTCATCTGGAAATGAAGCAG aatgagaatggaaggtatGAATACCGTTACCTCTTTGTGGAATTGGATGGATACCCAAGTGGCACCATCATCTTGGAAGACAACAGGTAG